One stretch of Cohnella algarum DNA includes these proteins:
- a CDS encoding MFS transporter, with product MKKLQTDSVQLAVLRCLHFANYATMALVVSFFPLYFDDIGFSKLQIGAVYSIGPMLSIFSNLLAGIISDKTKSLKLVLNLIFVGQIIALALLLPQREFAVVAVFMGLFYFFQTPVNTMMDSLSLLASERMNRSFASIRMFGSLGYAACAVVFGFILKATGSGLTLWIGLATVCCSLALAIALGNFQSSLKKFEFGGLIDIIRKKETLVFFLLVGLVSVAHRINEGFLAVAMRELGASDSLIGTAWLASAVSEIPMFFLLAKYGHRFRELPLLAFASVFYMIRMGLLGIIEEPWLFVLVQMMHSITFGIYYITALRYLQSIVPDEFRSSGQALYAVVWTGLSGLAAGTIGGWIYDAFGQPAVFRTAALFALTAAVGFLAVHFMRGRHS from the coding sequence ATGAAAAAGCTGCAGACCGATTCCGTTCAGTTGGCCGTCCTGCGCTGCCTTCATTTCGCCAACTATGCGACGATGGCGCTCGTCGTGTCGTTTTTCCCGCTTTATTTCGACGACATCGGCTTCTCGAAGCTGCAAATCGGAGCCGTCTATTCGATCGGACCGATGCTCTCCATTTTTTCGAACCTGCTGGCGGGCATCATCAGCGACAAAACGAAAAGCCTGAAGCTCGTGCTGAACCTTATTTTCGTCGGGCAAATTATAGCGCTCGCCCTGCTGCTTCCCCAGCGGGAATTTGCCGTCGTCGCCGTTTTCATGGGGCTGTTTTATTTTTTCCAAACTCCCGTCAACACGATGATGGACAGCTTGAGCCTGCTCGCCTCCGAACGAATGAACCGGTCGTTCGCTTCGATCCGGATGTTCGGCTCCCTCGGCTATGCGGCATGCGCGGTCGTCTTCGGCTTCATCCTGAAAGCGACTGGCTCCGGCCTGACGTTGTGGATCGGCCTTGCCACCGTATGCTGCTCGCTTGCGCTGGCCATCGCGCTCGGAAACTTCCAAAGCTCGCTCAAAAAATTCGAATTCGGCGGGCTGATCGACATTATCCGAAAAAAGGAAACGCTCGTCTTCTTCCTGCTCGTGGGCCTCGTTTCCGTCGCCCATCGCATCAACGAAGGCTTTCTCGCCGTCGCAATGCGCGAACTGGGCGCCAGCGACTCGCTGATCGGCACGGCCTGGCTCGCTTCCGCCGTCAGCGAAATCCCGATGTTTTTCCTGCTGGCGAAATACGGCCATCGGTTTCGCGAGCTTCCGCTGCTGGCGTTCGCCAGCGTCTTCTACATGATTCGGATGGGGCTGCTCGGAATCATCGAGGAACCGTGGCTGTTCGTGCTCGTCCAAATGATGCACAGCATTACGTTCGGCATTTATTACATTACGGCGCTCCGCTATCTGCAATCGATCGTGCCGGACGAATTCCGCTCGTCGGGCCAAGCGCTGTACGCCGTCGTCTGGACCGGCCTGTCGGGGCTGGCCGCGGGTACGATCGGCGGCTGGATCTACGACGCCTTCGGGCAGCCGGCGGTCTTCCGGACGGCCGCGCTGTTCGCCTTGACCGCGGCGGTCGGTTTTTTGGCGGTGCACTTCATGCGGGGCAGACATTCGTAA